TTTAATAAATGATCAATTTAACTAAAGAGCATTTGTCAAGACTTGCTAGAATAATAGCTTTATTCGATGTGTTTTTAATAACGAATTAACTTAACATGCGGTTGGACATAGTTATTGACTACTCTGAACAGCAAATACGTAAGCCAATCTACCATCCGGTGTAAAGGTAACAAAAAGTGGTGATGTTCCAGATAAATCAAGTATCGCAATTACTGAATGAGTTTTTACATCAATAGCAGTAATGGTGCCATTTGTCGTCCCGACGCCTCCAGCAATATAAGCAAGTTTTCCGTCAGGAGAAAAAGCAATATCAAATGGTAAAGATGGCTCGGTGGAAATCGTTGTAACCACGCTATGGGTTTTGATATCAAGACAGTGATAGAATTTCCGAATGCATTGGCAACATAGGCAGTTTTTCCATTTGGTGCAACAGCGACAGCTATAGGATTATCTCCGACAGGTACAGGTGCAATTAAAGAATGAGTTTTCACATCAATAACTGAAATAACAGGATCATTCATACCGTTACTGTTAATAAAATAGGCAATTTTTTCGTTCGGTGTAAGAGAGAAGGGGGTTGCTTTAAAGGTAGCAGGCGGGAAATTCCCTTCAGGTATTGTAGCTATAACTGAATGGGATTTTGCATCAATAACAAATGTAGCCAAAATAAAAGCACCTCTTTATTTAGTCGTTATTAAAAGAATACGAAATATTTTTTACAGTGCTACTAAATTGGTATTTGTTATTCGAAAAATATGTGACAATCATTTAAAAAGTTTTAATCTACTTCATTAAGCAGCATGAACTTACTATATAATGAAGAGGAGAATCTACATAAAAAAACCACACCGCCCATTTATGCAAGAAGTCAAGCAACAAATTGAGCAATGGAAAGAGACAATTCATGCAAACTATAGTGTAAACTACTACATAAATTTCTTATTACATGTAATAATATTCGTCTTAGGAAATAGTAGATCAATAACTTACAATTTTGAGAAATGTGTTAAGAGAAGTAGTAGTTAGATAATATACAAAGCACTCCATACCGATTCCATAAAATTTTCATAAGGTTAGAAAGGTTGGGGGATATGACTAATAAAATATATTTTTCGGTATCAACTTATCTTAAAGAAGACTCGTGGATAGGCGTACCGTTAAATTATGATTATTGGATTCCATTAATTAAGCACTTTTTAAAACACTCAAATACAATTGAAATCCATTGTTGGAATGAGGAAAAAGTAATTTTCGACGAATTATTGCTAATAAATGAGGATTATACTATGGATGTCATGCATGGTATGACCATTATTAAAACAGCCTTATCTCCAGAATTAATTAGCCTACTGACAACAAAATACCTAGATAAAACAGGAAAGATAAAATGGTTTTCTTTATTCTTTTACAATGATGGAAACAAAACCTTTAACTCAGAACATTGGGGAACAGAATTTGTTGTCTCTGCTTTAAACAAAGGTGAAGCTCAAACAATTCGTAGCATAATGCCAAAGGATACTAATTTCCATGAATATGAATAGATGTACAGTGTTATCCCGCATCAAAACCTACTAGATAAGATCATTCCACAAATATATATAGACACACGAGCAAAGGTAATGAAAGAAAGCCTCTCTACACAAGTTTTTTCGACTTATAAGTGCAGAGAGGCTTAAGATACATTATTCTTTTGATGTTTACATAGTTACTTTCTTTTTACGTAAATACTTTTGTAATCCTCTTTCAATAACCATAAAATTAATGATAAGTAACGTAATGACTAAACACGTCCAAAATGGAACCCAAGGGTTAACCCTAATATCTACGGCACTATTTTGTAACAATGCCATCCATGATTGTGAATTACTAATCCACACCCATTGCCCAGTATAAGCCATTTGTATTTTCTCTTGAGATATAAAAACACCAATGATCGTTAGTTGCGCAAGTAATGTTGTCGTTTTAGCGAGATCAGCTGTAAAATTAACGATAATTTTAGGGTACAGATGAGGTAAATAATAGAAACGATAATTTTTTAGTGCCGTATTCCCTACAGCAACACCTGATTTAACATACTCAGAACTCGAGAGTTTGTCTAGTTCATTAGATAATAGATGGACAACTGCACCTAATTCTATTAATGCAATGAGTATAATCATCCATAACGATCTCCATTCACTAATTACAAGCTGTGGAATTGCTGAAATGATTAAAATAAAAATAATAGTTGGGATATAGCTTAAAAGATCATTCCAAAAAGAGATGATTTTTCTAAATACACTATTTGTATTTCTAATTGCAAAGCTAATGATAAAGGCTAAAACATATCTTAACAACACTATGCCAAAGATCAAAGTTAGTGTGTTCTTCGCCCCAACAATGAATAGTTCAATTAGGTTTCTCCCATATTCATCAGTTCCAAGTGGATATTCACCCATAGGAGGCACAGGAGGCAAGTATAACTTTTCATCTATCCATAAATGCTTAACACGTGTCATGTCAAATATCGGTAGAATACTAGATAAAATGCTAAACAGTAGCAATAAACTAATCGATAATAATCCGATTGTTAATTGCCAATTTTCTTTTATCTTTGTTTTCAAAAAATTCATAGCTTTTCTAAGTACACTATTTGAATTATTAACAGTAGCTAAACTGTTCTGATCATCGACCTTAAATGTCGGAGTTAAGAAAATTTGTGATACCTTCGTTATGAGTACTGTTAAGAAAATGATCAGCATAAAGGTGATAAGGAAAGCAATTTGTGTTTGATATTCATTGCGATCTGTCGCTACAAGAAACCTGTACGCAGCTCCCTTATAATCAGTGAATATCTCAATTATTGGTAAGCTCGTTAAAATATAAATCATCATTTTTGGAGCAGCGCTTAGTATACTGTTCCATGAATTCCATAATCCGTGAATGAAAATCTTTCTAAGGTTTGACATACCTTTTGCTGATAAATAGACCATATAAAGTTTACTTTCCTCAAGCATAAGGTTATTATACATCACTCTAACCATGTAGATTGCTGGGTATATGGATAAAATTATGGTCGGGATGAGTATATTACTAGCTTGTTCATGACCATAAAGGTCAATTCTTGGAAGTCCAAATAAAGGAAACTTAATTAATATGAGTTGTAAGCAAAGAAGTAGAAAGAAATCCGGTATTGTAAACAATAAATCTAAAAAAGATTTTATGTATTTAAATAATCTCTTATTTCTAAAATAGTATATAATTAATCCAATTAATGATCCACCGACAAACCCTATTAAGAATGCAGGAAGAATCAGTTTAATACTTCTCCCCATATATCTTTTTATTTCCTCACTTATTTCTATCCCAGTATAAGTTAGTCCAAAACCTTTGTTCTCTTTAATGCTTGTAATAAAATTGGTTAGCTGAGTCTTATATGCTTCAAATCCAGTAATGAAATGTAATTGAATCCCATTTCCATCATTCATATCGATATTATACGATTCCTTCGGTATTAAAATGATGAGACTCATAATTAAGAATATTAAGATAATATAAAGTGTACTTCGCGCTAACTGTTTCAAAATTTACCTCCTCTGTAGAATTTAGTAGAATATTGCAATATAATGTTTAGTATTATATCAAAAAAATGGATTTTTGAGAATAATTTAACAAAAAAATGTAAATTTTTTTGGTGAATCTATAAAACAAAGTTTTAAAGTAAACATCTTAGTAGAGGTAATTTCTATTAGTAATGTGAAATGGATATTTAGATTTCAGCGTCATTATATAATGCAGATCTTAAATTCTTATAATATTAGCCAGCACAATTCATATATATAGCTTATTTATTCGTTATTTGCATAAAAGAATGAAAGATTTAATTTACTTCTTTTAATACTCCAGGTTGTTCTGTATATTTTAACTTGAATAATATGATGTACATAATTTGCTCCATTAATGAATGGACATATAGCCCTTGAATACTTTCATAGCATTTAGTTTTGAAGTTATATACACAAATATTTTTAACGGAAAATCTATCAATAGCCTTATCGGTTTTTTTATCTTCAATTAATATTAAATAATATCTACAGTATTCAGGTTCAGCAATATTAGCATATTGTATTTCTAGTTCATCGTGTCTTTCTCCAGTTCTCTTATTAATTAATTTTACCTCACAGATTTTATCCAATAGATTATTCATGAGAAACACCTCTAAACAGATTAGATGTTTCTATCATCTCCAACAAGTATGGGATAAATACATGAACTTCATATTAAAACGGTCATGTCATTTATCTTTTAGTACAATTCATCCAAGAAGGCATAGAGTGATGATGTTAGTTTTCATCCCTTAGCACCGAATATAGAATAGATATTTTATATTTAAGACTTATTAAATCCAGAAATGAACCAAAGGCTCTTTTCGAAAACATTGTTGCTATGGTTATAAATTTAATTCTATAAAAAATGGTTTTATATTGTTAGTTATCGTTGAACATAAGGCGGTTGAACCATCTATTAAAATTTGGGCATTGGTGCATGCAATAACACGCTAACACTACAAAATACTATGCACCTAAATTAATTCAAGGTGGTATGGTTACAATATTAAAAGACCCTAGGATTACTATAGTGATGTATGTCAACTACAAGAATATAGCAATGTGAATCATAGCTAAGCAAGAGTGATAAAGAGGAGGTATAGCAAATACTACTAAGGAATACACTTCTATATAAACATCTCTAAAAACAATCATTTTGGAGGAGAGAATATGGAATTTGTAAAAGCAGAACATTTAAAGAACTTGTATAGTGTAAAAGGTAGCTTTTATAATATAGAAATAGATAATCAAGTGTTTGAATGTAGAAATTATGCGGAAATCTACCACAAGAATAACAAATGTCATTCCAAGTATGACGCAGTGTTTGTTCTAGTAAACCCAGGTTTATGCTCACCCAAGTACTCAACATATCAAATCCCTCATTACAAAAAAGAAGAAATTCTTAAAAACTTCACTCCTGCTAAAACTGACAATACCCAATATCAAATTATGCGTTGCATGCTATTAAAACAATGGAATAATGTTCTTATAATTAATCTCTCAGATATTAGAGCAGGTAATTTAACTAAGTTTAAACAATCGGTAGATGAAGCGACTAGTAAAGGCTTTGAATCCCACAGCATTTTTTCAAGTGAACGTAAAGAAGAGCTAAAAGATGTATTGACGAGAAGTAAGGGACCTATCATATTGGCGTGGGGCACTAATCCAATAGTGAAAAATCTAGCAGAGCAAGCGTATGCCTCACTACCGCTAGAGAAAATTGTTGGGATAGAACATACGAATAGACCTTTTTATTATCATGCAAGTCCTACTCCTTTAGAACGGAAGATAAAATGGTTGAAAGAAATAAACGAAAGAATTTCTTGAAGTTTTAAGCGCTATATTATTTTTCCTTGTTATTTCCTAATGATAACAATCTGTAATTACCGTCTATCATTAAAATTTATCGCTAAATTCTATTTTTATGTCATTTTAGCAGTAACTCAAAGAGGGTGGGGGAGTGTAAATAATATTAGGGATTGATACTGCTTAGGCTATTATGTGTGACGACATCGTCCAGAATTCTTTGGCCAGTATAACATATAACTAACTTAGGTGTAACAAGTGCCTCATACGAAAGGTAATTTAGCAGAGGGCCGTCGTACAGCAATTTCTAAAATGGAGGGAAAATCAAACTGGTTTTTCTTGTTCATTTTGTGTTTCTAAGTCATTTACCTGTTTTTCTAGGCTTGCTATAATTGCACTTTGCTCAGAAGAACAGCCGTAAACAAAGGTCGTAATAATAATACATGTAAATATTAATGTATATTTCATCTAATTCCCCCTTATTATTTTAGTTAACGAGAGTTAACAAAATAGTTTACCTTGAATACTATTTGTTCATTTTAGTAATAGGTTAATAATGTACGCAGGTAATCATTCTAGATTGAGGAAGGAAATATGTTATATTTTCCTTATGACTCGTTCTTTGACAACTGAGAATATAGGTTTGAGTGGACAAATCTATGTAAAAATCAAGTTTTCCCTGATTCGTTACCACACTCCCTGGTATTATATTACAAATTAACACAAAATAAAGAACTAGCATACTAAAAAACAACAATCTTTTAGAAAAAAGCTTTTTTAGAAAAAATTAACTATATCCTCATTTTTGTTATTATCAAGTTGAGTATTCCTAATCAAAAGTGAGATCAGCGTGGTAGGGGGAACAACCCTGTATTTCCAATCCTTTTCCATCATTATTATTTGCACTTCCTATAATTGTTTTTTCCTTAATATTTATGGTTATTTTCTATAGAAGGTTGGACTAACATATATAACGTGACTAAATTGTACTGGCGTCTATGTTATTTGTACATTTACCAACAATTATGATATTCTAATCCTAGACAAGCATTAACTGCATACAATAAGAAAGACCGAAGGTGCAGCAACACCGACGGCCTAACAATAACGATTCCTTCAGGAGTCGGCTAAATCATGTGAAATAGACCGCCCTCATCTTATCAGGATACAAAGGGTGGTCTATTTTTTGTCGTTTTTATTAAAAGACAGTACCGAAATGATCAGCCCGCAAAATGCAATTGCCAACATCAACGCTTCAAGTACCGTCATACGCCTCACCCCCTTTCAGGGAATGAAGGCGACCACCCTTAGAAATCCGCTATTGTATTCCAATTATCCATAGTTGCCCATATTGACGAAGTTAGCTGTGACAGTACATCTAGCATTCGTGGCATCTTTTCTCCTTAAAATCAGAACAAAATAGAAACTGAATTTCTTCAACCTTAGTAACCTAAAGTAACTGCAGGGCAGTTTTTTCGTGGAGTGAACCACACCAGGCTTCTTATGGTGATTATCAACCCACTAGCATACAAAAGCAAAAAGATAACTACCCACTAATGGATAGTTATCTTCCTTTCAACTTAAATAGGCATTAAAATATGTTAAAAGAGTCAATCACTTTCTTTTTCTGTTCAAATTCTACATGGGTATATACTTCTGTAGACGTAATACTTTCATGTCCTTACAACTCTTGAAGCGTACATATATCAATATTCTTTTGGAACATTAAAGTCGCAAATGTATGATCCAAATGGTGTAACGAAAAGCATGAGGGAGGGAGGTCAGCTTTTCGTAATTCATTTAAAAAAAACAAATGTAATACACTATGATTCGGTTAAATCGGCATACTTGTATTTTGGTAATAGTTGCTAACTCCATGCTAAGAATTGATTCAAATCATACTCATAACTGACAACCGTATGTGATGAGTAATTTTTTTCAATTTGGATGTACAATATGAAATCATCTATAGCAGCTTTTAAGAGAAAACCTCCTAAAAAATTATGTGATTTAGACGATAATCCATTATCCGTATAATAGTTCAGCATTATCGTTCAAGAGAAGAATTAATGTTCACATTAAAAACGTGAAACATTATTAGGAATGTGTTGAAGATATGTTCCAGAGGATAGATATTATAGGAACTAGAGGATATTAGAGCCTATGTGGCGTAAAATTATTCTAGTTTACATAATATATATTATAGGAAGCAAATGCGAAAAGACTTAATATGTCTCATAATAAAAGTAAACTTATGATATTGAGACACAAAATGAAATTAGTTGTTAACATTAATAAAATTTAAAATCCGTCATATTTAGAATTATAATTCTAAATATGACGGATTTTTAGGTCTATCCAGTTATCCTGTATGTATTCACACATTATTTCGTAACTGTTCTACGAAATAATCACGTTACTCGCCACATCATTTCTTCTAAAACTGAACCCAATCAGTATAAATTTTATGAAAAACTTTAATATTCATTATTTATATATTTTCATACTCTTTCTGGGAAATTTATTTCCTGTGTTTTATATTTTTATTTATTGTTTCCTCTCCTTCGCTGTTCCAATTAATCGTAGTTACTTAAATGGATTACTAATAGCTAAATTCGTACTTTGTTTTAAATAGTAACGAAGTACGAGTGTTTATGAACTTTTATTCACTTTTTTGACCTATGTACCTCTTTGATGAGAAAGTAAATCTCTAATATCCCCTCCCTTCTGTCTTACTTTACATATGTTTTTGGTATCTACAACAGTATCTATCATAAGATAAATTCTAGTGTTTTTATGACTCTTCTCTTAAACTTTGTTGCTTCAATATAAATACCCTTCTTTCAAATGTGCAAGAATCCCAATTCCTTCACTTACGTGTTAATCTTTTCAAACAAAGATCATTAATATATGAATGGAAAAAACTACATGTTATTTTTTTAAAACTCTTTCAAAGCCTTTTTCGTTTAATTAACTGTGTTGATCAACTTCATAAATAGAATAATAGATCGTCATCTAGCAATATCATAAGTAAATTTATGAATTGAATTTAGACCTATCATCTAAAGTGTCATAAGCATTTTCTTAACAACCATATTGTTTGTAAAACAAAAAAATGAATAGAGGTGTTTTCCTTGAATTTAACAATTGATAAAGTAACAAAACAGTTTGGAGATAAATTAGCAGTAAATAATGTTTCATTTGAGTTAACTGAGGGAGTTTACGGGTTTTTAGGAGCAAACGGTGCTGGTAAAACGACATTGATGCGCATACTCGTTACATTAATAAAGCCGACTTCGGGTCGTATTTTATTAAATGGGAAAGATATTGAAGTGTTAGGAGAAGAATATCGTGACGTACTCGGCTATTTGCCACAATACATTGGATTATATAAGAACTTTACTGCTGAAAAGTATTTAATGTACATCGCTGCTCTAAAAGGGATTGAGAAAAAGGCAGCAGTAAGAAAAGTTGCTGAGCTATTAGAGGTCGTCAATTTGACAGAGCACCGTAACAGAAAAGTTGGTAAGTTTTCAGGTGGG
This sequence is a window from Cytobacillus sp. IB215665. Protein-coding genes within it:
- a CDS encoding ABC transporter permease subunit, with product MKQLARSTLYIILIFLIMSLIILIPKESYNIDMNDGNGIQLHFITGFEAYKTQLTNFITSIKENKGFGLTYTGIEISEEIKRYMGRSIKLILPAFLIGFVGGSLIGLIIYYFRNKRLFKYIKSFLDLLFTIPDFFLLLCLQLILIKFPLFGLPRIDLYGHEQASNILIPTIILSIYPAIYMVRVMYNNLMLEESKLYMVYLSAKGMSNLRKIFIHGLWNSWNSILSAAPKMMIYILTSLPIIEIFTDYKGAAYRFLVATDRNEYQTQIAFLITFMLIIFLTVLITKVSQIFLTPTFKVDDQNSLATVNNSNSVLRKAMNFLKTKIKENWQLTIGLLSISLLLLFSILSSILPIFDMTRVKHLWIDEKLYLPPVPPMGEYPLGTDEYGRNLIELFIVGAKNTLTLIFGIVLLRYVLAFIISFAIRNTNSVFRKIISFWNDLLSYIPTIIFILIISAIPQLVISEWRSLWMIILIALIELGAVVHLLSNELDKLSSSEYVKSGVAVGNTALKNYRFYYLPHLYPKIIVNFTADLAKTTTLLAQLTIIGVFISQEKIQMAYTGQWVWISNSQSWMALLQNSAVDIRVNPWVPFWTCLVITLLIINFMVIERGLQKYLRKKKVTM
- a CDS encoding YncE family protein; the encoded protein is MATFVIDAKSHSVIATIPEGNFPPATFKATPFSLTPNEKIAYFINSNGMNDPVISVIDVKTHSLIAPVPVGDNPIAVAVAPNGKTAYVANAFGNSITVLISKPIAWLQRFPPSHLYHLILLFLLTENLLILLEASGRQMAPLLLLM
- a CDS encoding site-specific integrase, which translates into the protein MLNYYTDNGLSSKSHNFLGGFLLKAAIDDFILYIQIEKNYSSHTVVSYEYDLNQFLAWS
- a CDS encoding putative holin-like toxin yields the protein MTVLEALMLAIAFCGLIISVLSFNKNDKK